In Arachis hypogaea cultivar Tifrunner chromosome 7, arahy.Tifrunner.gnm2.J5K5, whole genome shotgun sequence, the genomic window AAAAGACAATGACACGATAATTTTGGATGCATTAAGAGTGTAATATTTAAGTATTCAAGTAAAGCCATACAGTAAAAGACAAACTCATTTGATAGCTAATACAGCATAACTCGAAAATTGGTTTCTCAGGTCTCAATAGTAAAAAACCATACAGTAAAAAACGGATACTTagatatgaaagaaaagaaaaaaaatagaaatattataaaaatgtcTCCATGGACCTAAATAATTTAACCCACAATTCGAGATAGCGGATAAATATAAAAAGAAGCCCATTTACATGAGAAATCTTATAACTCCCACGAGCAATGCAATCAGTTGCTGCAAATAAAATATCGTTTTCTTTGGACATATGCATGGTTGTAGACTTGTAGTAGTAGTTGTAGAGAGGCCACATCATATATATGTTATCTTGTTATGCTTCAATAAAAAAGCAAGCAAACCGCAAGAAAAACCTGTAAACAAAGCAAACATGCATGCAGTCAATGCAAGAATTATAACGATAGCGTGTGTAAATTCtaactatttttgtgatttttaaataaaaaaatatatattatatcaccatttttattaaaatacctttttaattaaataaaaataaaaattatttttatttaattttataaaaaatcttaaacatctttactttatttgattagacaaaaatactattttaaattaatctaattttaaaattcaactaACCCTAAGtttatattttcaaataatttaaccaacaaaacaaaaacatatctaagaaacaaaaaaaaaaatcaaaattgttcttTCATCGTTCTTCATTTTCTCAAACTCGATCTCTCTCATCTGTCTCATTGTGGCGTCACACTCAAACTCTCTCTCGTCTCTGATCTCGTAATCAAGGTCGTCGTCCCTCTTCTCATCTCCGAGACTGGTTATCATCGTTGCTCTCTATCTTGTCATTGTCTTGCAAACAGTCGTACACCTTTGTTGCGCTCTTCGTCGCCGGTGGCAGAAGCAGCAAGTTTTGGGGCTCGTCGCCTTCTTGCTTCGAGTCTCGACATCAATTTCCTTTGCGCAATCAGAAGCTGCTTCATGATTTGGTAAGTTCTAACAAATTCCCCTGTTCCTGTTGGAAAAACTCAACACAGGTTCAAACAATAACCTGTCTAACAGCGGAagcactaaaaataattttttcacaacctgtgcgattaaataggcaataccaaagatactccaagcagcaaatataatggcagaaattaaataatcacaCACCAAAATTTTAACGTGAAAAAACTCCCAAAAGAGAGACAAAAATCCTACGGGACCTAGTCCagtaaaatcttccactatcagaataatgggtacacaaataGTATTCTTAGTGATACTAggacatctcaacaatcaacaaaatacatcatcaaaactgatggaatcaacataaacccttCACAAAGTGAgtatctcaaatcaggcaaaagagaaatcaatacaactagcaagttatatcctaaCGTTCATCTCTAtaccaggaataacatactaaaatttcataaaaaatgaaGCAAGTTTACCGGTTCAATCGGATAAAAAATGGCTTGCTCTTTTCCCCCaagtttctttttctccttcgacGAACGGCGCtgcttcatttttctttctttctttcaaaatgaAAGAAGCttaactctctttctctctccgtGGCTTAAAGccactttttttctttatttatttctttttttaatatgtGGGTCCCACTTAGTtggggacccaccaacaaatCTCCCTATCATCAATTCAAGTGGGGATAGGTTGTTCTACTAAGCCTGCCTTCTCTTTACAGGAATCAAATTTTATTGCAAGTAAATTCTTAATCATCATATCTGAACTATTATCATCAGTATGGATATTCcaagtgcatatgacttcatctcaagcgcTTGACATATCCAACGATACCTCACCACTATGTGCTTTGATCTGGAATGAAACGTCAGATTTTTATTCAGATGGatagcactctgactgtcacaaaataacacaaacttctcttgattgatgcttaactcttgtagaaatttcttcatccacaagagttccGTAAAAGCTTCAACAAAAGCAATGTATTCTGcctctgtagtagacaaagcaacacatttctaAAATCGATATTGCCACGACACATCTCCCCCTGTAAAATTCATCAATAACCAGAAGTAAACtttcttgaatcaagatcccAGCCATATCCGCATCTGTGTACCATCCAACACAGGTTGGCCACTCCCAAAGTATAAACAAACTCTGAaagtaccattaaggtatctgagaatctacttcactgcttgccagtgttccttgccaggattagagagaaaccgactaacaactccaatggcatgagcaatatctggcctggtgcaaaccatagcatacatcaaactgccaactacagatgcatatggaatcttcttcatttctgctttctttttctcactTGCAGGACATTGCTGCGAACTTagcttgaaatgactagcaagtggagtactaacaggtttggagttactcatgctaaacctctctaaaaccttctcaatgTACTTCTGCTGCGATAATCATAGTTTTCTATTCTTCctgtcacgagtgatactcatgccaaggATTTTCTTTGCAAGATCTGAATCCTTCGTAGCAAAGGATCtgttcaagtctttcttaagactttcaatcttcttagtgtcatgaccaacaatcaatatgtcatcaacataaagaaAGAGAATGATAAAATCACCATAAGAGAATTTCTTAATATACACACAATAATCAGAAGAAATCTTACTATACCCATGACTTTCCATAAACTCTTTttcaacttgcatacaaggtGCTCCTTTCCTTTAACCTCGAAATCCTCTGGTTACTCTATATAgatttctttatctatgtcaccatgaaggaatgcagtcttcacatcaagctgctcaacctctaaattcaagctagccgccaatccaaacacaactcgaatagaggacaACTTCACAACTAGAGAGAAAATCTTCTCAAAATCAATACATTTCTTTTGTTCAAAACCTTTCACAACCAATCGAGTTTTGTACCTTGGCCATGAGACATTTTCATCCGTTTTTAAtttgaacacccatttattcttgaatgctctcttacccTTCGACAACTTCACCAATTCAAACGTATGATTCTTATGCAatgatttcatttcttcttgcatggccttcaaccaatcttccttatattcatcagacatagcttcctagtagctctctggctccccagtctcagtgttcatcacatactcatgagaAGAGTATTTCTGAGAAAGATGAcgctctctagtagatcttctcaatttaggctcaactggtggttcaggtggaacttcaacatccggcacctcaggttgaggtgtagtttcatcatgcaaatcatcaccatcattatcaacttgtacatctcccCCATCAATAGGAGGTCTAGTGGAAGGACCAGATTCATCATCAGCAGAACGTCTAACAGTTATTGTTGGCTTATCTATCTTCTCAAGGTCTTCAATAGTTTGGTtttcaagaaaaatcacatctcgACTTCTAATTATTTTCTTGCTCATCGGATCCCATAATCTGTAACAAAAGTCTTCGTAATCATAAACCCATGAAGATACACTGCTTTGACTTTCTATCAAGTTTAGATctttcatctcttggaatgtgaacaaaaATCCTGCAGCCGAACACTCGCAAAtgactataggagacatctttTTCTCTCCAAACTTTCTCTGGAATATCACCATTTAGTGAAACTGAAAGAGAAAGGTTGATCAAATCTACTGCAATTCTCATTGCTTCACCCCAAAAAGATTTAAACAACTTTACATAAGAGAGTATACACCTGACTTTATCATTAACGAAtttattattaaacaaaattaacCTATTCAACAACATGCATGCCTACCTTTGCTTGTTTTAGTGCTAACAATTTCTTGAGATGTGCAAGTTATATAGATTAATAAGTCATGTTTTAGGATTAAGTCATGCTTTTCCCAAATACTGTGTCAATAATATTGATTGAATTTCTGAGAAGTTTAGTTACTGGTTGTTTGACCTCAACAATAAAGAAATAGTAAATGACAGTATATAAATCAATGATTTGTTTTGGTTAACTATAAATCAAGTTTAATCAAAGTAATAACTGGCATTAACTTAGGCGTTATTGTTGACCTTTTCCTTGGACCTTAGGGTCCATGCATGTCATAAAAAAGTTACGTTGGTTGAgcccaaaaataaataatatcctCTACTATGGAGAAGTGAGATTATTGGACTTATATAAAGCAAGATGCTAATCAATATAAGTTAATTAAGAGGTCAGTTCACTCGTCTGTTCAAGTAAATatcagaatttaaattttattttatacatataataatctattaactaataataattttttaaatagaacTTAGATCCACAAAAAATTAATCCATAACCTATCAGACTAAAAATGCTCTGTATACCAAAAAAATAAAGCAAGATGCTTAACCTTTTTCATGGTATGAAATGCAAAATTGTTATAAAATGTTGGAAACCACAATTTGTTCTGATCATCCATCTCAAACGGAGAAATAAAAAATGTACCAACTATCTTGAAAGAGATGAAATAGTAGTATTTTATACAAAGCCGATCGAAGAGATTAgtactttaaagtttaaactccATTTAATTAAGACGTGACTCATCTAATTAAGTAATAAAAAGTAATGTACGTAGTTATACTGTAATGATTATAGCTACTGCTAGCTAGCTAGACTATAGGCTTTCTCTTTCGGGCTATCTGATACTACTTTCGAATTGATAAAGTAATTAATGATTTGAAAGGAACACTTTCTCACATTTGGTGGCTGGGGATAATCTATTATTCACTAAAAAATTTTCAGCACATCAGATAATAGCTAATGAGTGTATTTGTTATTATTCCAAATTAAATTTGTTGATTATATCGTAAATTACACACTTTCAATTTACATATTATTGATGTATTCCGtactattattttcaattttgtaaagaagaattagaaaattataaaaatttattattttttattatcaattaactatcaatgtttaatattttttataaattattaaattaaaagaattaagttaataattaaataataaaaaaaattaataatttttaattttttttaaagctaGCTACTgacaaattatttaatatatatatgctATCTTAATTTAGTTACCTACAACCTCATCAGTTCTGCAATGCGCCATAGAATAAGGTAATTAATGGGAAGGACAGtattttatgaaagaaaataagaattagatcATATTAATTTAACCAACttaagtcttttttttttattaaagataggagacttaaattcataattttttaattaaatataaaaaaattatattatttgaactATTATTTATTAACTTAACCAACTTAAATtagttgattaaaaaaataatattgatataatttactaataataaaaaagaaacttTAATATGGTATAATATAcacataacaaagaaaatatctaaatattcTTATATTCACAATAATTTGTAGTGGGTCCCAATAAAGTCTAACTTTGCCTATACTTcaataaaaacagaaagaaaatattcATATGATATCTTTTATACGATAAAAATGACATTATGAATTTTTAGATAGTTAATCAAAcatatttagttaaattattaatttattcaataaattataatcttatttttatgtaaagatattattataaaaatatctaCTAAAACAGAATCGTCCGTACAACTCACATGgtgtttgttttttctttttaaaaaagagCAATATGTGGTGTAATTATTTGTCATCATATGATGAATATTttctaaactaaaaataaagtgaTTAATTGGTCATTAGAGAGACAATGCATTAATTGTCACACGAAACAATCATGCCcccattatatatataaaaacatcTGCCACATGTCTCTTGTCAACTGTGTTAGTGATATGAATACCATGATTGGCCATTGCTCAATAAATCCCAATATTATGGGACACCCCATCCTcttaatcttttatattttatggCGTTTAATATCGATTAGGACTAAGTTTTTAGAGAACAATTCAACTtataaacattatatatatatatatatatatatatatatatatatatatatatatatatatatatatatatatatatatatatatatatatatatagtccaaTAATGCACTTTGTAATACCTAGGAAGAAACTAAAGCATGATGACTCCACGAGATAGCACCTAAACCATGGCTAGTgccatcttttatttatttatttatttaaagtaaTTAATGTTAAGTACTTTTGTTAATTACTTTTGTGACGTTAAATTTCCACtggaaattattgaaaaattggACAAGTCCACTCTTGCACTATATACTACTATATCATTTATGAATTCCTTCAGTATCAGTTGCCGCACGCAAAATTAGTTTACTTTTTCTTCACATGTGCATGAAACCATGAATGATTTTCTAGCTACTTCACTGCTTTGTATAtagttttctttatatatataatatgtgtgTGTTGCACTTGCAAGAGGAACAACTAACTAAGCAAAGATAGagatgaagaaggagaaggaaatggACGGTGCTTTGGTTGAAGAGGAAATGAAtgagaaacaagaagaaaagcaagACATGAATAATAATCAGAGGTGCAAGGGTGGACTCATTACCATGCCTTTCATTATAGGTatgtattaataattaataagccATATGTATATAGGATTAGGAAGCATGCATTGCATTAAATTGCATGGTTTAATTTTGTTATGGGAATGGTTGTAGGAAATGAAGCACTGGCAAAGATGGCAAGTGTGGGGCTATCCCCAAACATGATATTGTATTTGATTGGAGACTACAGACTCAGAGTGGTTAAAGCAACAAAGATTATGTTCTTTTGGTTTGCTGCTACCAATTTTGCTCCTCTCTTTGGTGCTTTCCTTGCTGATTCTTATTTGGGTCGCTTTCTTGCCATTGCTTTTGGTTCAATTATCACTTTTCTGGTACCATCTATACTGCACTTCTTTATTTTCCAAATATAATCTCCTTTACCTtacattaaaatcataaataaaagatatagtcAACCTCTCACCCTATATGATCTGATTCTGATTCTATGTTAATTTCAATGAATATGAATTATAAAAAAGTTACACACTTATACAAGCTAAGTTAaacttaatatataataattcgaCTATTCTAGatgtacattaaaatcagtcaccaaaGTCAACTATCATTATAAAATTAGAGCCACTTAGATAAAGATGCATAAAATGtctatttttaaagatgtttttcaataattaaaatttaacatatataatcgattaaatcatattattgtcaaaattaggctagacaaattgattttactgaaaaaatagtgaattaaatcttgaactggtctaaattaatattattttgggTAAAAAACCCAAATAAGCCAAGGGGAGCTCATTTTTACCCAAATCCGCCAAAACAAATTTTGATACATCAATCCACCAGAACACAtctttatataattcgaatcaataggaTTCGAATTAGCTTTGCACATAATTCGAATTGATTCAATTCGAATTATGACCAAATACTCTTCCCACGTAGTTCGAATCAATTAGATTCGAATTAGGCATGCAAGTTCGaattatatcaattcgaattacatggAGTACGTGGCTTAGGGGAGTTCGAAtcgagttgattcgaattacaagtGAATTCCCTATAAAAAGGAGttcgaattaaattaaattaaattaatatttaaattgaatTCCCTGTAaaattctaataattataatatttaaattaaattttaatttaatttttaatatttaattttttttcaattttaaataaatttagtatTATTTCAAAGTTAAATGTGATATAATAActagtatatttaaaaattaatataatatttaattttagtacgtaaataaaattgatctattaataattattaatataaaagtttcttattaattatttaaatgagatttaatagtaaaataatattaaatctgtttaaaattttttaaaattaaaataggctatttaaattattaaaaaataaattaaaaaattaatttaaatattaaaaattaaaataatactttataggAGAAAGATAGAGAGTATAAATAATACATTATacgataaagtattattttaatttttaatatttaaattaattttttaatttattttttaataatttaaatagcctattttaattttaaaaaattttaaacagatttaatattattttactattaaatctaatttaaataattaataagaaacttttatattaataattattaatagatcaattttatttacgtactaaaattaaatattatattaatttttaaatatactagTTATTATATCACATTTAACTTTGAAATAATactaaattcatttaaaattgaaaaaaaattaaataataaaaattaaattaaaatttaatttaaatattataattattagaattttacaggaaattcaatttaaatattaatttaatttaatttaattcgaaCTCCTTTTTATAGGGAATTCacttgtaattcgaatcaactcgaTTCGAACTCCCCTAAGCCACGTACTccatgtaattcgaattgatataattCGAACCTTGCATGCCTAATTCGAATCTAATTGATTCGAACTACGTGGGAAGAGTATTTGGTCATAATTCGAATTGAATCAATTCGAATTATGTGCAAAGCTAATTCGAAtcctattgattcgaattatataaaaatgtgtTCTGGTGGATTGATGTATCAAAATTTGTTTTGGCGGATTTGGGTAAAAATGAGCTCCCCTTGGCTCATTTGAGTTTTTTaccctattatttttttataaaaaatgaataCAATGCCCTTAttataaagaataattaaaatactctatatatatattaaaaattctaaatcctaactctaaatagaaaaataaatgactaaaatttagaattcttaaaattaatatatatatatatatatatatatatatataatagaaatattttagtcattttttataatagggtattgtagttattttctataaaaaaatattaatttagatcagttcaagatttgattcaccattttttcgatcaaatcaatttgtctagcctaattttaacaaaaataatacgatttaatcgattatatgcgttaaattttaattattaaaaaacatctttataaaAAGACGTTTTCAGCGTTTTTATCTGAGTGACTGccttataaaatacatgttagaatataaatacatattgaaaataaattaaaccccacgtatatacaaatatattgataGCGTTAGTAACTACTTTAGTTattcgaataatattttttttataataatttggtGACAGGGGATGGCACTATTATGGTTAACAGCCATGATAGCAGAGGCAAGACCCTCACCTTTGAGCCATGAATCAGCAACAGCACCCCAACTTGCACTCCTAATCACTTGCTTTGCACTCATATCCATTGGAGGAGGTGGAATCTTCTGCTCCTTAGCATTTGGTGCAGACcaactcaacaacaacaacaacaaaaaggagagggtgttggagagtttcataAGTTGGTACATTGCTTCACAAGCAGTTTCTGTTGTTTTCTCCTTAACTGCAATTGTTTATATTCAAGACCGGTTTGGATGGAAACTGGGTTTTGGTGTTCCTGCGGCACTTATGTTGTTGTCAAccgtcttcttcttccttctttctcaccgTTATGTGAAGCATAAACCTCACAAAAGCTTGCTCACTAGCTTTGCTCAGGTCATTGTTGTTGCATTCAAGAATAGAAAGCTTCAACTTCCACCTACTACTCACCATCCAATACTCTATCACCATAACAAGGACTCAACCCTTGTTGCTCCATCTCACAAACTAAGGTTTAGTGCACTCATTTCCATCTTAATGATAATCAAGAAATCAAAAAGGGTTAAGGCTTGTTTGGATAagcttttaaaaaagattttttttcgaattctctaaagatcttatagaaaatttaaagtaattttatgtttggatatttcattctaaaagatttttttatttattaattatgtttgggtataacaatataagagtacttttttaactatttattacaatataaaaatatttttttaataaaaaaatattttttaaaaaatgatataaattacAGCGTTTTAaataagatgtttttttttttatttttgagattttaattttactactagaaatttggtaaacacattaaaaaaaattattaaaaattttttttttattaaaataataacgtTCAAACAagcactaaaaaaattatttatgtttttatgtaattaaaaagactttgctaaattaattttaataattaatgttaCTGTTCAATCATTGTCATTAATCTCTAAAATCTTTTATGCATAAAACTTTTAGAATAGCTACCAATTTTAGCGATGTACCAAATCACTGAGTAAAACAAAATTCTATTTGATCACTAAATTagagatcaaaataaaaaattaaattttaaaaactttaagaAACGTTTTATCCTTAAATCGGTCACTAATTTTATCATTAGCAACCAACATActaaatagatataatattataaagaaaggaaaagtatagataaacaatgaaaatattaaacaatgtgaacaatagatatattggATATTTATTTCATTGGGTGTAcggatgattattctaatattaagatttagatagataatttaaaggtgtaatatatttttattttattagtggtTGTTCATATCGTTCAAAAAAGTCATTAGTTACCTAgcataatccaaaaaaaaattataaaaaacaaagaatcaccaatttcaattaataatttacactatgaatgcaagaaccATACCTAATTAAGAATAATAGccaaaccttgaagtgaaacttTGTATTTCAGGTTTCTGAATAAAGCTTGCATcatcactaataacaataataatagttcATGGAGTGTTTGCACAATAGAGCAAGTGGAAGAATTGAAGGCCATAATAAAGGTAATTCCCCTATGGAGTAGCGGTTTCATGTTATCAATAAGCAGTAGCCAAAGCTCATTCTTTTTGCTACAAGCTAAAACCATGAACAGACACATAACTTCAAGCTTCCAAATCCCAGCAGGTTCTTTTTCTGTCTTCATTATGATCTCAGTTTTCATAACTGCTGCTGTTTATGACCGTCTCATCATTCCCTTGGCATCAAAACTTAGAGGAAAACCAGTTAGGATAAGTGCCAAGAACAGAATGGGAATTGGCCTGTTCTTCTGCTTCTTGGACTTGGTAGTTTCAGCAGTTGTTGAGAACATTAGAAGGAGGAAAGCAATTAGAGAAGGTTACATTGATAATCCTGAAGCAGTTTTGAACATGTCTGCAATGTGGCTTATCCCACACAATGTTTTGAATGGAATTGCAGAAGCATTCAATGCAATAGGCCAATCTGAATTCTATTACACTGAGTTTCCAAGAAGCATGTCAAGCATTGCTGCAGCCTTGTTCAGCTTTGGAAGTGCCATAGGAAACTTGTTAGCTTCTCTAATATTCAGCATTGTGGATGACATCACTTCCAGAAAGGGAAAACAGAGTTGGGTTTCTGATAATATTAATAAGGGTCA contains:
- the LOC112701687 gene encoding protein NRT1/ PTR FAMILY 1.2-like; protein product: MALLWLTAMIAEARPSPLSHESATAPQLALLITCFALISIGGGGIFCSLAFGADQLNNNNNKKERVLESFISWYIASQAVSVVFSLTAIVYIQDRFGWKLGFGVPAALMLLSTVFFFLLSHRYVKHKPHKSLLTSFAQVIVVAFKNRKLQLPPTTHHPILYHHNKDSTLVAPSHKLRFLNKACIITNNNNNSSWSVCTIEQVEELKAIIKVIPLWSSGFMLSISSSQSSFFLLQAKTMNRHITSSFQIPAGSFSVFIMISVFITAAVYDRLIIPLASKLRGKPVRISAKNRMGIGLFFCFLDLVVSAVVENIRRRKAIREGYIDNPEAVLNMSAMWLIPHNVLNGIAEAFNAIGQSEFYYTEFPRSMSSIAAALFSFGSAIGNLLASLIFSIVDDITSRKGKQSWVSDNINKGHYDKYYWVLAIMGAVNLVYYLVCNWAYGPTIEDVAGNRVHQEEEK